In Polaribacter sp. L3A8, a genomic segment contains:
- the purN gene encoding phosphoribosylglycinamide formyltransferase, with translation MKRIVIFASGSGTNAENIIKFFNHTKTAKVTYVLCNNEHAKVFDRCKNLDIKCLHFKKEAFFTSNEVLNLLKEQADYIVLAGFLWKIPTKIIDAFPNKIINIHPALLPKYGGKGMYGMNVHKAVKENKETETGITIHYVNANYDEGAIIFQEKTALLNEDTPEKIAEKIHILEQRYFPRVIEDVILTINE, from the coding sequence ATGAAGCGTATTGTTATTTTTGCATCTGGTTCTGGAACGAACGCAGAAAACATTATTAAATTTTTTAATCATACTAAAACCGCTAAGGTTACTTATGTGTTATGTAACAATGAACATGCCAAAGTTTTTGATCGATGTAAAAATTTAGACATCAAATGTTTACATTTTAAAAAAGAGGCGTTTTTTACTTCGAATGAAGTTCTAAATCTTCTAAAAGAACAAGCAGATTATATTGTTTTAGCAGGTTTTTTATGGAAAATTCCAACAAAAATTATTGACGCTTTTCCAAATAAAATCATCAATATTCACCCTGCATTGTTGCCAAAATATGGTGGAAAAGGGATGTATGGAATGAACGTTCATAAAGCTGTAAAAGAAAATAAAGAAACAGAAACTGGCATCACTATTCACTACGTAAATGCCAATTATGATGAAGGAGCTATCATTTTTCAAGAAAAAACAGCTCTTTTAAATGAAGATACACCAGAAAAAATCGCAGAAAAGATTCATATTTTAGAACAACGTTACTTTCCAAGAGTTATTGAAGATGTAATTTTAACTATAAATGAGTAA
- a CDS encoding acyl carrier protein yields the protein MSDIASRVKAIIVDKLGVDDNEVTTEASFTNDLGADSLDTVELIMEFEKEFDIQIPDDQAENIGTVGQAVSYIEEAKK from the coding sequence ATGTCAGACATTGCATCAAGAGTAAAAGCTATTATCGTAGACAAATTAGGAGTAGACGATAACGAAGTAACAACAGAAGCTAGCTTCACAAACGATTTAGGAGCAGATTCTTTGGATACTGTTGAGTTAATTATGGAATTCGAAAAAGAATTCGATATTCAAATTCCAGACGATCAAGCTGAAAACATCGGAACAGTAGGTCAAGCAGTTAGCTATATTGAAGAAGCAAAAAAGTAA
- the fabF gene encoding beta-ketoacyl-ACP synthase II — MQLKRVVITGLGALTPIGNNIEEYWNALVNGVSGAAPIKSFDAAKFKTRFACELKNFEVTDFINRKDARKMDRFTQYAMVASDEAIADANLDLDKINKLRVGVIWGAGIGGLETFQNEAINFGVGDGTPRFNPFFIPKMIADIAPGNISIKNGFMGPNYTTVSACASSANAMIDALNYIRLGTCDVIVTGGSEAAVVISGVGGFNAMHALSTRNESPETASRPFDAERDGFVLGEGAGALVLESYEHAKARGAKIYAEVIGGGMSSDAYHMTAPHPEGIGVIAVMKNCLENSGINPEDVDHINTHGTSTPLGDVAELKAISEVFGEHAKNININSTKSMTGHLLGAAGAIESIAAVLAMKHGIVPPTINHVNVDENINPDLNLTLNKAQKRDIKVAMSNTFGFGGHNACVAFRKLED; from the coding sequence ATGCAATTAAAACGAGTTGTAATCACTGGACTTGGCGCATTAACGCCAATTGGTAATAATATTGAAGAGTATTGGAATGCCTTAGTTAACGGAGTTAGCGGAGCAGCGCCTATTAAAAGTTTTGATGCTGCCAAGTTCAAAACTCGTTTTGCATGTGAATTAAAAAACTTTGAAGTAACGGACTTTATTAATAGAAAGGACGCCCGTAAAATGGATAGGTTTACACAGTATGCAATGGTAGCTTCTGATGAAGCAATTGCAGATGCAAACCTAGACTTAGACAAAATTAACAAATTACGCGTTGGTGTAATTTGGGGAGCAGGAATTGGAGGTTTAGAAACTTTTCAAAACGAAGCTATAAACTTTGGTGTTGGAGACGGTACACCAAGATTTAATCCTTTCTTTATCCCAAAAATGATTGCAGATATTGCGCCAGGAAACATTTCTATTAAGAATGGATTTATGGGGCCTAATTATACTACAGTTTCTGCATGTGCATCATCTGCTAACGCAATGATAGATGCTTTAAACTATATTCGTTTAGGAACTTGTGATGTTATTGTAACTGGTGGCTCTGAAGCTGCAGTTGTAATTTCTGGTGTTGGTGGTTTTAACGCTATGCACGCCTTATCTACAAGAAACGAAAGTCCAGAAACAGCTTCTAGACCTTTTGATGCAGAACGAGATGGTTTTGTATTAGGAGAAGGAGCAGGTGCTTTGGTTTTAGAAAGCTACGAACATGCAAAAGCAAGGGGAGCAAAAATTTATGCAGAGGTTATTGGAGGCGGTATGTCTTCTGATGCTTATCATATGACTGCACCTCACCCAGAAGGAATTGGGGTAATTGCTGTAATGAAAAATTGTTTAGAAAATTCAGGAATTAATCCAGAAGATGTAGACCATATTAACACACATGGTACTTCTACACCTTTAGGAGATGTTGCAGAATTAAAAGCAATTTCTGAGGTTTTTGGTGAACATGCCAAAAACATTAATATTAACTCTACAAAATCGATGACAGGTCATTTGTTGGGAGCTGCAGGAGCTATAGAATCTATAGCGGCAGTTTTAGCCATGAAACATGGTATTGTACCACCAACAATTAATCATGTTAATGTAGATGAAAATATCAATCCAGATTTAAACTTAACTTTAAATAAAGCTCAAAAGCGCGATATTAAAGTAGCTATGAGTAATACGTTTGGTTTTGGAGGACATAATGCATGTGTTGCATTTAGAAAATTAGAAGATTAA
- the rnc gene encoding ribonuclease III: MNFIRKIVKPHNEEDAQLYNELKKLLNFSPRSINKYKKAFTHRSVQMLDNKGIPINYERLEFLGDSILGSVIAAYLYKKVPTGSEGYLTQMRSKIVSREHLNELGKDLDLIRFVKSNIDQANVGDNIHGNIFEALVGAIYLDKNYNTCQKFIYENVIVPYVDIQKLEGKITSYKGLIIEWCQKQKKKYTFDTYEDSGNEAIKHFSVKISIDGEQIAKGRATSKKKAEEQAAKRVYFAFQEEISLG; the protein is encoded by the coding sequence ATGAATTTTATTCGTAAAATAGTAAAGCCTCACAATGAAGAGGATGCGCAATTATATAACGAATTAAAAAAATTACTAAACTTTTCACCAAGGAGTATCAATAAATACAAAAAAGCATTTACACATAGATCTGTGCAAATGTTAGACAACAAAGGAATTCCTATTAATTACGAACGCTTAGAGTTTTTAGGTGATTCTATTTTAGGGTCTGTTATTGCTGCTTATTTGTATAAAAAAGTTCCTACTGGTAGTGAAGGTTACCTTACGCAAATGCGCTCTAAAATAGTAAGTAGAGAGCATTTAAATGAATTGGGTAAAGATCTAGATTTAATACGATTTGTAAAAAGTAATATAGATCAGGCTAACGTTGGTGATAATATTCATGGTAATATTTTTGAGGCATTAGTAGGTGCTATTTATTTAGATAAAAACTACAATACTTGTCAGAAATTTATTTATGAAAATGTAATTGTTCCTTATGTTGATATTCAAAAACTAGAAGGAAAAATAACGAGTTACAAAGGTCTTATTATAGAGTGGTGTCAGAAACAAAAGAAAAAATACACTTTTGATACTTACGAAGATTCGGGTAACGAAGCGATTAAGCATTTTAGTGTTAAAATTAGTATCGATGGCGAGCAAATAGCCAAAGGTAGAGCCACTTCTAAGAAAAAAGCAGAAGAACAAGCCGCTAAAAGAGTCTATTTTGCTTTTCAGGAAGAGATTTCTTTAGGATAA
- a CDS encoding IPExxxVDY family protein → MQVHALEMDDFFEEEYSLIGIHSTLEDYKLAYLLNKNLNARFYKAKEDLEFVREKKKSSFSIYKYKNIEFDFDCFLIANSYKGENQTTSNQLLLTLETKTYLIPEKKKVDFFLKICGVSEDEFVSKTINRIKSIDNVITAYSIDKNTLKSKDFLIF, encoded by the coding sequence ATGCAGGTACACGCTTTAGAAATGGACGATTTTTTTGAAGAAGAATATTCTTTAATAGGCATCCATTCTACCTTGGAAGATTATAAACTTGCCTACTTATTAAATAAAAACCTAAACGCAAGGTTTTATAAAGCAAAAGAAGATTTAGAGTTTGTTAGAGAAAAAAAGAAATCCTCTTTTTCTATTTATAAATATAAAAATATAGAATTCGATTTCGATTGTTTTTTAATAGCAAATAGTTATAAAGGAGAAAATCAAACAACGTCTAATCAATTATTACTAACATTAGAAACAAAGACATATTTAATTCCAGAAAAGAAAAAAGTAGATTTTTTCTTGAAAATTTGTGGAGTATCAGAAGATGAATTTGTTTCGAAAACAATAAATAGAATTAAAAGTATTGACAATGTAATTACTGCATATTCAATAGATAAGAACACCTTAAAGTCGAAAGACTTTTTAATATTTTAA
- the pyk gene encoding pyruvate kinase, translated as MKDYKKTKIVATLGPAIDTKEKMKNLAIAGVNVFRINFSHADYDVVKQNVQRIREINEEEGFNVAILADLQGPKLRVGVMEEGVVLKDGDLFTFTTEKCIGNKEKAFMTYQRFPKDVKVGEQIMVDDGKLLFEVVSTDKDKAVVVKVIVGGPLNSKKGVNLPNTAISLPALTEKDKEDAVFALGLNVDWMALSFVRTPEDLRMLRDLIDQHSDYRVPVIAKIEKPEAVANIDALIPYCDGLMVARGDLGVEIPMQDVPLIQKKLVRRAKRARIPVIIATQMMETMIDNPVPTRAEVNDVANSIMDGADAVMLSGETSVGKHPLRVIQKMAEIIKAVENSRMIKVPHEAPHIRTNRFITKSVCHHAALMANDIDATAISTLTNSGYTAFQISAWRPQAKILAFSSERRILGKLNLLWGVKAFYYDKNLSTDDTVVDINKISKEKGFVKEGDLMINLTSMPVEAKGMVNTLRVSEID; from the coding sequence ATGAAAGACTACAAAAAAACAAAAATAGTTGCAACCTTAGGGCCAGCAATTGATACTAAAGAAAAAATGAAAAACTTGGCCATAGCTGGTGTCAATGTTTTTAGAATTAATTTTTCTCATGCAGATTATGATGTTGTAAAACAAAATGTGCAAAGAATTAGAGAAATTAATGAAGAAGAAGGTTTCAATGTAGCAATTTTAGCAGACTTACAAGGTCCAAAACTTCGTGTAGGAGTTATGGAAGAAGGTGTCGTTTTAAAAGATGGTGACTTATTTACCTTTACTACAGAAAAATGTATTGGTAACAAGGAGAAAGCATTTATGACATACCAACGTTTTCCTAAAGACGTAAAAGTAGGAGAACAAATTATGGTAGATGATGGTAAATTATTATTTGAAGTAGTTTCTACAGATAAAGATAAAGCCGTTGTTGTAAAAGTAATTGTAGGTGGACCTTTAAATTCTAAAAAAGGAGTAAACTTACCAAACACCGCTATTTCTTTACCAGCCTTAACAGAAAAAGATAAAGAAGATGCAGTTTTTGCATTAGGTTTAAATGTAGATTGGATGGCACTTTCTTTTGTTAGAACGCCAGAAGATTTAAGAATGTTACGTGATTTAATTGACCAACATTCAGATTATAGAGTACCCGTAATTGCTAAAATAGAAAAGCCAGAAGCAGTTGCAAATATAGATGCATTAATTCCTTATTGTGATGGATTAATGGTTGCCCGTGGAGATTTAGGTGTAGAAATTCCTATGCAAGATGTACCATTAATTCAGAAAAAATTAGTGAGACGTGCAAAGAGAGCAAGAATTCCTGTAATTATTGCAACTCAAATGATGGAAACAATGATTGACAACCCTGTACCAACTAGGGCAGAAGTAAATGATGTTGCAAATTCTATTATGGACGGAGCAGATGCAGTAATGTTATCTGGAGAAACTTCTGTAGGGAAACACCCATTAAGAGTAATTCAAAAAATGGCAGAAATTATTAAAGCTGTTGAGAACTCTAGAATGATTAAAGTACCACATGAAGCACCACATATTAGAACAAACAGATTTATAACAAAATCGGTTTGTCATCACGCAGCTTTAATGGCAAATGATATTGATGCTACAGCAATTTCTACATTAACAAATAGTGGGTATACTGCATTTCAAATTTCTGCTTGGAGACCACAAGCTAAAATATTAGCATTTTCATCAGAAAGAAGAATTTTAGGAAAACTAAACTTACTTTGGGGTGTAAAAGCTTTTTATTACGATAAAAACTTAAGTACAGATGATACTGTAGTAGATATTAATAAAATATCTAAAGAAAAAGGCTTTGTTAAAGAAGGAGATTTAATGATTAACCTTACTTCTATGCCAGTAGAAGCTAAAGGTATGGTAAATACCTTAAGAGTATCTGAAATAGACTAA
- a CDS encoding IS1595 family transposase, with translation MNIFKGQNLLEFADRFKTDEDCKKYLADIKWKDGFQCVKCGHNKAQIRKDFSRTCNICSHQESSTSNTLFHKVKFGVRKAFFIVFEMSTSTKSLSASYVAVRFSVTEKTARLFMLKIREAMESSGNSPMTGIVHVDEFVLGGREKDKVGRSYNAKKKKAITAVELTQDGKVKRMYAMRIEDFSASSLQYIFVNHISRKAKVITDKWRGYRPIAKVYNITQIESNGGMNFKALHTMIHQVKSWIRTTYSWVSDFNLNRYFNEFCFRINRSQSKATIFNNLITKMVEKEKVEHHKIICN, from the coding sequence ATGAATATATTTAAAGGACAAAATCTTCTAGAGTTTGCTGATCGGTTTAAAACGGATGAAGATTGCAAGAAATACTTGGCAGATATTAAATGGAAAGATGGATTTCAATGTGTTAAATGTGGTCATAACAAGGCTCAAATAAGAAAAGATTTTTCACGTACATGTAATATTTGTTCTCATCAAGAATCATCTACCTCAAACACACTTTTTCACAAGGTAAAGTTTGGTGTTAGAAAAGCTTTTTTTATTGTTTTTGAAATGAGTACAAGTACTAAAAGCCTTTCTGCTAGTTATGTTGCAGTTCGTTTTAGCGTAACAGAAAAGACAGCCCGTTTATTTATGCTCAAAATTAGAGAAGCAATGGAAAGTAGTGGAAATAGTCCTATGACTGGTATTGTTCATGTAGATGAATTTGTTTTGGGTGGACGAGAAAAAGACAAAGTAGGAAGAAGTTATAATGCTAAGAAAAAGAAAGCTATAACTGCTGTTGAACTAACTCAAGATGGAAAAGTTAAAAGAATGTATGCCATGAGAATCGAAGATTTTTCAGCTAGTTCTTTGCAATATATTTTTGTGAATCATATCAGTCGAAAAGCTAAAGTGATAACCGACAAATGGAGAGGTTACAGGCCTATTGCTAAAGTTTATAATATTACTCAAATAGAAAGTAATGGTGGTATGAATTTTAAAGCACTTCATACAATGATTCATCAAGTGAAATCTTGGATAAGAACAACGTATTCTTGGGTTAGTGACTTTAATCTAAATAGATATTTTAATGAATTTTGTTTTAGAATTAATCGATCACAAAGTAAAGCAACAATATTCAATAACTTAATAACTAAAATGGTTGAAAAGGAGAAAGTAGAACATCACAAAATTATATGTAACTAA
- a CDS encoding CBS domain-containing protein gives MAIKSFQGKRDTNQGKEETQILVSDYMTTKLITFKAEDTLDHVINQLITYKISGGPVVNEKNELIGIISETDCIKHISESKYYNMPSDTNNTVGKYMVTDVDTIDKNMNIFDAAFKFISSHRRRFPVVDNGKLIGQLSQKDVLKAAISVKGNTWNS, from the coding sequence ATGGCAATTAAAAGCTTTCAAGGCAAAAGAGATACAAATCAAGGAAAAGAAGAGACTCAAATTTTAGTATCAGATTACATGACTACAAAATTAATAACCTTTAAAGCTGAAGATACTTTAGATCATGTAATTAACCAATTAATTACCTATAAAATTTCTGGTGGGCCTGTAGTAAATGAGAAAAATGAACTAATTGGTATTATTTCTGAGACAGATTGTATTAAACATATTTCTGAAAGTAAGTACTATAATATGCCTTCGGATACAAATAATACTGTAGGTAAATATATGGTTACAGATGTTGATACAATTGATAAAAACATGAATATTTTTGATGCTGCTTTTAAATTTATTAGCTCACATAGAAGAAGATTTCCTGTTGTAGATAACGGAAAATTAATAGGACAATTAAGTCAGAAAGATGTTTTAAAAGCTGCAATTAGCGTAAAAGGAAATACTTGGAATAGTTAA
- a CDS encoding GNAT family N-acetyltransferase: MKFQLETERLLLRELRQSDLEAMFKLDSNPEVHKYLGNNSITTKAAAEKNIAFVIKQYQEHGIGRFAVIEKSSGDFIGWSGLKLNKGKKESLNGYQDFIDIGYRLIPKYWKKGYGLEAAIACLDYGFKTMNYNIIYGAAEIRNVGSNKILQKIGLQFVNEFKEGNEQVNWYELKKINYGK; encoded by the coding sequence ATGAAATTTCAATTAGAAACAGAAAGATTACTTCTTAGAGAGCTTAGACAAAGTGATTTAGAAGCTATGTTTAAATTAGATTCTAACCCAGAAGTACATAAATATTTAGGAAATAATAGTATTACAACTAAAGCAGCAGCTGAAAAAAATATTGCTTTTGTTATTAAGCAATATCAAGAACATGGTATTGGTAGGTTTGCTGTAATAGAAAAATCTTCTGGTGATTTTATAGGTTGGTCTGGATTAAAACTAAATAAAGGTAAAAAAGAAAGCTTAAATGGTTACCAAGATTTTATAGATATTGGCTATCGATTGATTCCTAAATATTGGAAAAAAGGGTATGGATTAGAAGCTGCAATTGCATGTTTAGACTACGGTTTTAAAACCATGAATTATAACATTATTTATGGAGCAGCAGAAATAAGAAATGTTGGTTCTAACAAAATTTTACAAAAAATTGGTTTGCAATTTGTTAATGAGTTTAAAGAAGGTAATGAGCAAGTAAATTGGTATGAACTAAAAAAAATAAATTATGGAAAATAG
- a CDS encoding single-stranded DNA-binding protein — protein sequence MNTLRNKVQLIGRLGQEPEIVSFKDGNKMAKFSMATDDSYKDKAGNKVERAYWHNIVITGGLVNVVENYVKKGQEIAVEGKLTNRSYNTKEGEKRYITEILVHDLLLLGSK from the coding sequence ATGAATACGTTAAGAAACAAAGTACAGTTAATTGGTAGATTAGGTCAAGAACCAGAAATAGTATCTTTTAAAGATGGAAATAAAATGGCTAAATTTTCTATGGCAACAGACGATAGCTATAAAGACAAAGCAGGTAACAAAGTAGAGCGTGCTTATTGGCATAATATTGTTATTACAGGTGGTTTGGTTAATGTGGTAGAAAACTATGTAAAAAAAGGGCAGGAAATAGCTGTTGAGGGAAAATTAACAAACAGGTCTTACAACACCAAAGAAGGTGAAAAAAGATATATAACTGAAATTTTAGTACATGATTTATTGCTTTTAGGAAGTAAATAG
- a CDS encoding pyridoxamine 5'-phosphate oxidase family protein produces the protein MVTNLNDNECVQVLSNNYIGQLGYIYIDRPFVIPMTYFFDKENNSIVGYSEDGHKTMAMRNYRKVSLQVSEKKNDHICNSILVHGIYEELSGSGAKKHLHEFSAGIKELISKKEHKNLHCISDFSHKINTKNTPIVFKIIIDEITGKKITSDNS, from the coding sequence ATGGTAACCAATTTAAACGATAATGAATGCGTACAAGTTTTATCAAATAACTATATAGGTCAACTAGGTTATATTTATATAGACAGACCTTTTGTAATACCTATGACTTATTTTTTTGACAAGGAAAATAATAGTATTGTTGGTTATTCTGAAGATGGACATAAAACAATGGCAATGAGAAATTATAGAAAAGTATCGTTGCAAGTTTCAGAAAAAAAGAATGATCATATTTGTAATTCTATTTTGGTACATGGAATTTATGAAGAATTATCTGGTTCTGGTGCAAAAAAACATTTACATGAATTTTCTGCAGGAATTAAAGAACTTATTTCCAAAAAAGAACACAAAAATTTACACTGCATTAGCGATTTTTCACATAAAATAAATACAAAAAACACACCAATTGTGTTTAAAATTATAATTGATGAGATTACTGGTAAAAAAATTACAAGTGATAATTCTTAA
- a CDS encoding chaperone modulator CbpM, translating into METQNLISIQQFCKHYSIPKTFINELKEYELIEVIVENDDHYIKITQITEVEKMIRLHYDLNINLEGVDVIYNLLNQVSTLKKEITDLQNKLSFYKKH; encoded by the coding sequence ATGGAAACTCAAAATTTAATATCTATACAGCAATTTTGTAAGCACTACAGCATTCCTAAAACTTTTATAAATGAATTAAAAGAGTATGAATTAATAGAAGTTATTGTAGAAAACGATGATCATTATATAAAAATTACTCAAATTACAGAAGTAGAAAAAATGATTCGTTTACACTATGATTTAAACATAAATTTAGAAGGTGTTGATGTAATTTACAACTTATTAAACCAAGTAAGTACTTTAAAAAAAGAAATTACAGATTTACAAAACAAGCTTTCGTTTTATAAAAAGCATTAA
- a CDS encoding DnaJ C-terminal domain-containing protein — protein sequence MAFVDYYKILGITKSASEADIKKAYRKLARKYHPDLNPNDKTAEKKFKEINEANEVLSNSENRKKYDVYGEHWQNSEAYEQEKQRQQEQHKRSQNSQKGGYSQEDFSDIFGDIFGGGASSGRRTSAKYRGQDYNSEIQLDLKDVYKTQKQVITVNGKNIRITIPAGVENGQVIKIKGHGGKGVNNGPNGDLYIQFSIANNTKFKRDKDNLYIDVDLDVYTALLGGQILVDTFDGKVKLTIKPETENGSKVKLKGKGFPAYKKEDQFGDLFITYQLKIPTKLNKKEIELIKELQKQR from the coding sequence ATGGCATTTGTAGATTATTACAAAATATTAGGAATTACTAAAAGTGCTTCTGAAGCTGATATTAAAAAAGCCTACAGAAAATTAGCACGAAAATACCATCCAGATTTAAATCCGAATGATAAAACTGCCGAAAAAAAATTTAAAGAAATTAATGAAGCCAATGAAGTTTTAAGCAATTCAGAAAATCGTAAAAAATACGATGTATATGGAGAGCATTGGCAAAATAGTGAAGCCTACGAGCAAGAAAAACAAAGACAGCAAGAGCAGCACAAAAGGTCTCAAAATAGTCAAAAAGGTGGCTATTCACAAGAAGATTTTTCTGATATTTTTGGAGACATCTTTGGAGGTGGTGCATCTTCTGGAAGAAGAACAAGCGCTAAATATAGAGGGCAAGATTACAATTCTGAAATTCAACTAGATTTAAAAGATGTTTATAAAACCCAAAAACAGGTGATTACTGTTAATGGAAAAAACATTAGAATTACCATTCCTGCTGGTGTAGAAAACGGACAAGTTATAAAAATAAAAGGGCATGGTGGCAAAGGTGTAAATAATGGTCCTAATGGCGATTTATATATTCAGTTTTCTATTGCAAACAACACAAAATTTAAACGAGACAAAGACAACCTTTATATTGATGTTGATTTAGATGTGTACACTGCTTTATTGGGCGGACAAATATTGGTAGATACTTTTGATGGAAAAGTAAAACTAACCATTAAACCAGAAACAGAAAACGGTAGCAAAGTAAAACTAAAAGGAAAAGGATTTCCTGCATATAAAAAAGAAGATCAATTTGGAGATTTGTTTATCACCTATCAACTTAAAATACCTACTAAGTTAAACAAAAAAGAAATAGAGTTAATTAAAGAATTACAAAAACAACGCTAA
- a CDS encoding PAS domain-containing sensor histidine kinase — protein MLNKEQDIFNVLFEAVSEGVVVVNDQQKIVSVNTSVEKMFGYNHGELVNQSLNVLIPKNYHAGHGAHFKGFMKQKEKRQMGNGRDLHGARKNGDIFPLEAGLNPFKIYGETFVMALVIDISARKEQEQEIIKLNEELEKKVNERTKELSKTVNELKVVNIELDAENHKRIEAENKIKDALKKEKELNELKTKFLSLVSHEFKTPLSGILTSTMLLGKYKLAEQQEKRDKHLETITNKVHYLNNILNDFLSVEKLETGKINYKFHTFKLSKVVDEVIYNANMLLKEGQRINYPEDIDEISLTQDEKTVELALSNLVNNAIKYSPEKTEISINITQDKKETTIKIKDNGIGIPKADQKNIFNRYFRAENALLTQGTGIGLNIIKSHLENLGGTITFESKENVGSTFTMKIINKAI, from the coding sequence ATGCTGAATAAAGAACAAGATATTTTTAATGTACTTTTTGAAGCAGTCTCTGAGGGCGTTGTAGTTGTTAACGACCAACAAAAAATAGTTTCTGTAAACACTTCTGTAGAAAAAATGTTTGGTTACAACCACGGAGAGCTTGTAAATCAATCACTTAATGTCTTAATTCCTAAAAACTATCATGCTGGTCATGGAGCCCATTTTAAAGGCTTTATGAAACAAAAAGAAAAAAGGCAGATGGGCAATGGAAGAGATTTGCATGGGGCTAGAAAAAATGGAGATATTTTTCCGTTAGAAGCAGGTTTAAATCCGTTTAAAATTTATGGAGAAACTTTTGTAATGGCTTTGGTTATTGATATTTCTGCTAGAAAAGAACAAGAACAAGAAATTATTAAATTAAATGAAGAGCTAGAGAAAAAGGTTAATGAAAGAACAAAAGAGTTAAGTAAAACGGTTAATGAATTAAAGGTTGTTAATATTGAGTTAGATGCAGAAAACCATAAAAGGATAGAAGCAGAAAATAAAATTAAAGATGCTTTAAAAAAAGAAAAAGAACTAAATGAATTAAAGACAAAATTCTTGTCGTTAGTGTCTCATGAGTTTAAAACCCCTTTAAGTGGTATTTTAACATCTACCATGTTATTAGGCAAATATAAATTGGCAGAACAACAAGAAAAAAGAGACAAGCATTTAGAAACAATTACAAATAAAGTTCATTATTTAAATAATATTTTAAATGATTTTTTATCCGTAGAAAAATTAGAGACAGGTAAAATAAATTACAAATTTCATACCTTTAAACTAAGTAAGGTTGTAGATGAGGTAATTTACAATGCCAACATGCTTTTAAAGGAAGGGCAAAGAATTAATTACCCAGAAGATATTGATGAAATTTCTTTAACTCAAGATGAAAAAACTGTAGAACTTGCATTATCTAATTTAGTAAACAATGCTATTAAATATTCGCCAGAAAAGACAGAAATAAGCATTAATATAACGCAAGATAAAAAAGAGACTACTATTAAAATTAAAGATAACGGAATTGGGATTCCGAAGGCAGATCAGAAAAATATTTTTAACCGTTATTTTAGAGCAGAAAATGCGTTATTAACACAAGGAACAGGAATTGGTTTAAATATTATTAAAAGCCATTTAGAAAATTTAGGAGGAACGATTACTTTTGAAAGTAAAGAAAATGTCGGTTCTACTTTTACAATGAAGATTATTAACAAAGCAATATGA